In Kwoniella shivajii chromosome 9, complete sequence, one genomic interval encodes:
- a CDS encoding NADH-ubiquinone oxidoreductase 23 kDa subunit, mitochondrial: MVRPVLPLFRPLLPQPIPIARSIHTSPRILLATPTGGSRNPFAPRTGPKHLTPGPVKTPNPRETTTANANSEGSRHEGEVSTSGGSSISSSSPASQYPDYSKGPSALDKASQLFFFTEIVRGMWIVLEQFFRPPYTIMYPFEKGPLSPRFRGEHALRRYPNGEERCIACKLCEAICPAQAITIESEAREDGSRRTTRYDLDMTKCIYCGFCQEACPVDAIVETQNAEYSTETREELLYNKEKLLSNGDRAEAEIAANLQADHFYR; encoded by the exons ATGGTTCGACCCGTTCTCCCTCTCTTCCGACCTCTCTTACCTCAACCTATACCTATAGCTCGATCCATCCATACCTCACCTAGGATATTACTCGCTACTCCAACAGGAGGAAGCAGGAACCCGTTCGCTCCTAGAACAGGACCGAAACACCTCACCCCAGGTCCAGTCAAAACTCCTAATCCAAGAGAAACAACAACTGCAAATGCAAATTCGGAGGGATCGAGACATGAAGGTGAAGTATCGACTTCAGGTGGAagttcaatctcatcttcttcgccgGCAAGTCAGTATCCCGATTATTCAAAAGGTCCAAGTGCATTAGATAAAGCATCTCAGTTATTCTTCTTTACTGAGATCGTAAGGG GAATGTGGATCGTATTGGAACAATTCTTCAGACCACCATACACAATCATGTACCCATTCGAAAAAGGACCTCTATCACCTAGATTCAGAGGTGAACACGCTTTGAGGAGATATCCCAACGGTGAAGAGAGATGTATTG CTTGTAAATTATGTGAAGCCATTTGTCCAGCACAAGCTATCACTATCGAATCTGAAGCTAGAGAAGATGGGTCAAGAAGAACTACACGATATG ATCTTGATATGACAAAGTGTATCTACTGTGGATTCTGTCAAGAAGCTTGTCCTGTTGATGCTATTGTCGAGA CTCAAAACGCCGAATACTCAACTGAGACAAGGGAAGAACTCTTATACAACAAAGAGAAACTCTTATCCAACGGTGATAgagcagaagctgaaatcgCTGCAAACCTCCAAGCCGATCAT TTCTACCGATAA
- a CDS encoding protein mgr2, translating to MPPPPQTVAGGSTFDKMKMGAIMGSCVGLTIGFIFGSFSVLRAGPGPRGLVATLSQYMLSSAATFGFFMSIGSVIRTESEFAYALPPAAARNVNQPLMMAYKRAEERRKMESRQ from the exons AtgcctcctccaccacaAACAGTAGCGGGAGGATCGACCTTTGATAAGA TGAAGATGGGTGCTATAATGGGAA gTTGCGTTGGATTGACAATAGGTTTCATCTTCGGTTCATTCTCAGTATTACG AGCAGGTCCAGGTCCTAGAGGCTTAGTAGCCACTTTGTCTCAATACATGTTAAGTTCAGCTGCGACTTTTGGTTTCTTCATGTCTATCGGATCT GTTATACGAACAGAGTCCGAATTCGCATATGCACTTCCACCTGCCGCAGCTCGGAACGTAAATCAACCTCTGATGATGGCTTACAAGAGGGCCGAAGAAAGACGTAAGATGGAGAGTAGACAATGA